The Triticum aestivum cultivar Chinese Spring chromosome 4B, IWGSC CS RefSeq v2.1, whole genome shotgun sequence sequence CAAAAGTTGGCTGCCAATCTCAGCTGCATGCTGCAGGAATTGAAAGAGTACGTTTCTGCAAATATCAATCAGCGCTGCTCTGGCGGCCACCGAAGCTGCACCACCTCTAATCCTTGTTTCAAAGGGAATCACATCGCACCAACATGTCATTAGCTCAATTCCCCCTTACCTATTTCGATCAATTCTTTCATGGCGTGATTTATCCCTCTGTTGGCTATATCTAAAGTATTACTTACCAAATCGTCGATTCTTTATGTTTTGAGACCACATGCATGTGATTCCATCAAGCAGATAACTTTGAACTTGATGGATCCTTTGTTCCTGAACTTTGAACTTGAGGGATCCTTCGTTCCTTTGTCATTTTAGTTTATTATTAGGGGTTGAAATTGCATCCATCCCTCTTACTGACAGTAAATGAATGGGGCAATAAAGTTTATTATTAAGTCTGATGCTATTACCAAGATACGAGCTTAATAATATATGTATGAAACCATGTCGACTGAAACAACAATTAGTCTTGATGCATGCTTGGTATATTAAGTCTGATGCTATTACCAAGATTTGACACTTTGAGAAACAGCAACTCAGATGACATTTTGAAGTGGGTGGGTTATGTAATGTCTAGCATAACTTCATCTATTTATGTGCCCAATTTCATTTTTCTATATATTTTCTTATTATTTATTATGATCTAATTAATATTGAGATTTTTTACTAGGTTTATGTTCGTTTTTCAATCCCTGGTAGCTATATACTAACTTCTGCTACTGAACCATGTGGTTCCTGTTTGTTATTTCGTACTTGACAGTGTGGTGCCATGCCAATAGAACTTGCTGCAACCATTGGAAAACGGCAGCTTGTGGAGTTACTATTTCCTTTAACTTCTCCTATTCGAACTGTACCAAACTGGACCGTTGAAGGAATTATTGCCCATGCCAAAAGGCCTTCGAAGTCCACGGTATGAATTGAATTTTAATAATCATCCTATATTGAGTTATTTCTTTGTCCTTCAACCGTTGCGGCATAAACGTTTGCACCTCTAATCACCTGAATCTTTTCTTTATATTGGACTAGTAGAGATGGGCTACTTAAAAGGATATGTTATGACATTTTTCGAGGTTTTGTCACTGCAGATTCTTCATTCTGTTTTGCCATTCTCTCCTTGGCCTACAGTTCAGTGACATGACCCAGTGGCAAATTTGCAATGCAAGCAAAAACGTTATAAAAAAAATAGTGGCAAAATCATTATTGCCCCCATATTATAAATACAGAGTACAATGGAAAGATGATCCCTTGGAAAATCTTTGCTAAATATTTTTGCGCTTGCTAAATATTTtcgttatttgaattttttttccaaaaaaattacaGATTACATGACTGAGTATTATATGTAGACTTTAATTTTGATGGAAAAACGTGTGTTTCGTTGCCTTGTGGAAAATCCACGTCCCAAACTCCCTCTGATTGTCTGTCTACAACTGTACTAGTACGACTTGGTTAAACAAGCAATACAACCTAGTAGTTGTTTATGATGAGTCTTCTGTTGTCATATGAAGTTTAATCATCAAGCTATGTCTTTTTTGGCACAAAAAGAAACTTTATTAATCTTCGGCGAACATTGTACATTTGTCATGTATATTTTGCTTGTCCTAATTTGTCTCTATGATTTAGGTTAAGCATGATAAAAATACAAAAGTTCAGTTGAAATCATTTTGTGAGAAAGCTATTAAGAGAAGGGACTATCATGGTGCGTCATTATTCTACACTGAGGTTAGTGGTGATCTGAAGAATGATGTAACGGTTATGCTACTCTAAGGTCTTGGCAAGATACATACTAGCATATGCATGAAACTTCTACAATACACCTTATCCTCTTATCATACAAACATTTGGGTTTCTGTTTCAAAATATTTGTTCGTTGATTGAATCAAGAGTGTACTTATTTGACACCGTCTCCAGGTATAATATGTCTAGATATAAGCCAGGCAACTCTGAAGAACAAATATTGTTGAATCGACGATAGTATTATAGGATGTCCACTCTCCAGCCAAGTCTGGACACATGTCATGTTGTTTGGAAACCTTCAACAGCCATGACACAGCCACGACTGCTGGAAATGGTTCAAACCAGCTTCAGCAGCTCTCTTGAAAGAGGCCCATAATGATTATCTGAGGAACATTGGGTCTCAGTTTCAGTTCTGAACCATCATAAAGTGTGAACAGCCCTAATGTTAGTGCTGATAGTCGCAGGCATGGAATCATGGAACAGATGTTGCCTTTTTAAATGTGGCTCTTGTCAGGCATACATAAGCAGCCATAAGCAGCCATGCGCAAGTTATAACAGATATACGCTGTTCTGTTCTCTCGCTAAAAAACTTGTTTGCTTATGACACGTCCCTCACCATTTTCAATTCTCTGTTTCGATGTAGGCAATTGAGCTAGATCCTACCGATGCGACACTGTATTCAAATAGGAGCTTGTGTCATCTGCAGACTGCTGAAGCAGAGAAGGCTCTGCATGATGCCAACACTTGCATCAAACTGCGCCCTGAATGGATCAAAGGTTACTACAGGAAAGGAGCCGCTCTCATGTTGCTCGAGGTCAGATAAGTCACAGATTAACTCTGCTTTCACTTGGTTACATGGCATCTCCCTGTATGCATACTATATATAATCTGCTGAACTTCCCATTGGTAGGACTATAAAGAAGCTTGTGATGCATTCATGGCTGGCCTGCAGCTGGACCCTGGAAATGCTGAGATGGAGAAAGCGCTGCGGTAAGCCATCCTAACTCGTGCTTCTCTTTCCAAGAATCTCTCCAATGACGGGGACTTGTTGGATTTTGATAAGTTCACTAGTATTCGTAGACTTTGGTTTCTTATATAATTTCTCTATGTAGTACGGGATCACCACCAAACTAGAGCGGTGCGAAAGACGGAACCGACAATTCTTTTTCATGTTTGTTGATGCGCACTTCAGGGAACTAGCTTAACTTGGCTCCTGTTTGCAGGGAGGCGGTTCAGGAAATGAAGAAGGATCACTTGGCTAGGAAGGGCCTCAAGCGATCCGACTAGAGGAAAACCGTGGATCGCCCTGCCCCGTTCCGTGTAAATATTTATCCCAGTGCTAGGAAACGTACCTAGGTCCCTTCTTTTGGGTACCGTAGCGTAGTGGTGGTAGTAAGAAGGCACTTGGTGAGTAGCACTATGAGTCGATTACTCTGGCTTGCCTGTCAATGGAGGCGCTGATGCAGAATGCCGGTCGAGTAGTAAACCCTAGGTGTAGTGGAAGTGGACATTTCCTTTCCTGCGTGCGGCGAAAGAGGACCACCATGTTTGTCATCTCAATGGGCCTTGTTCCTTAGTTTGTGTGCTGTCTGTTGTGACCCGTTCGTCGGTAGAAGTTTCTGTTGTTGGGCGAACTGATCCATCGAGCTTCTCCGAGGGTGGTAGCTGCTCGCTGTGCTTTGCGGAATCTTGGGAGCTTTGAAAGTGTCCTCATGTAGAATAAGATGTCCTTTATGCGGCCCCTTCCAGTTTTCAACACGGGTCGATTTTCCTCTGATGATCCCTAGTGACAAATGCTCCCTCCCAGAAATTTGGAATCAGTCACTCTATATGTCTCATTACACAGCTGCTGCATCAATGTAATTCTCCAGCAAAAGGTGGCCCAGAATAATTAGTAGTATCTGATAAAAAAACAGTGTTAAGGTGAATTGAATTCGTAATGTGGGTCACTGGTCAAGAGTTATTAGCACCTCACACATGCTGTAGAATCTTTTGGGAGCAAAAGGGTTCATCAAATAGGGTACGTGCCGTGGTGATACACCGGTCCTCGAATTGAACCATCATAGACCAAATGATCGCCTGATACTCACTCAAGCTTCACTACCTAATGATTATACTAACTGCAACATGATGAGCAGTCCCATGAATCACCAGTAGACCCAAAACACATGGAACTGAAGCAACAAGAAAGATCACATCCTCCTAAAAGGAAACACATGAAACTGAATCTTGCGCCCCCAAGGAAGGAAGGAAATGTGCTTATTGAGAAGACGCCGCCCCGCCGTCATCGTCCCTGGAGGAGACGGCGGAGAACTCGTCGGCATACATCTCCTCGACCATCGGCTTCCACAGCCGCACCCGCGCGTTGATGAACCAGTTGGATATCTGTCTCCTGCTCAACCCCGTGCTCACGGCCAGCCTCAGCTTCTCGTTGTCGCTCGGGTACCTGCTTCAAGTTGCAACAAAAACAAAGTCGAGTGTCAAACTAGTgtagtacttcctctgtaaactagcGTAGTAAttcctttgtaaactaatataaatgctcttatattagtttacggagtaTTAGTTTTGTCTGAAGCCAAACTTTACAAGGAATCATATAGATTTATTTTTGAAAATGTtcattttgtttattttttataaTCCTAGGCAAGCTTGACAAAGTTTGACTTGAGTCGAAGCTAATACGCGATAAGGGAGTAGTATTAGCTTTGAATGTTTCGAATGATACTTTCATGTATTGAGTTTAAAATGACGGTACTCGGCCTCTCTGTTCTGAAATGTAAGGTGCATTTTATTTGTTACTAAAGTCAAGCTTCTCTGTATTTAAATTTGACCAAGTATGTAGAGCAAAATTTCAGTCTACAATGCCAGGCTTCTAGTGCTTGTTTTAgggttttcaaatgtcaaaacttcTCTACCTTTGGTCAACTTTATTTATAGAGAAAAACAGCAATGTCTACAATCGCAACTCACTATAATTAGATTCGCCACGAATTATAtcttcatattttatttatttagcaTCGTAGATGTTGGTCTATTTTCCTATATGTTCGGTCCAAATTAACATAGAAACATTTGACTTTGAAATAACTGATACACCCTGTagacctggatgtaatttttacttctagtgttttttgtactaccttgacagttgatgaatagattggaagttttcacGCAAAAAAAAAAACTGATACACCCTGTATTTTAAGACGGAGGGGGTATGTCGATGTTGGGATGCCAGACAGAGCTTTGTCAGTGTTAAGCAGGTAGCGAGGCGAGGGCACTCACGGATCTAGGAAATGGTTGAAGAGCCAGGCCCGGAGCACGGCCACCGACCCCTCCGGCAGGCCCCTCAGCGGCTTGCACACctgctccgccgcccgcgccgccgcggcctgcTTCGTCCGCCGGACCAGCCTGCTCACCATGTCCTCCGTCTGCACGGGGTCGTAGTCttgctcgtcgtcgtcctcctcgtcctcctcgctgtCATCGTTCGCCCACAGCCTCGccctcggcgccggcgccggccttGTGACCGCGGCGAGCTTGCGGAGGATGGCGCGGCGCAGGTTGCCGAAGTGGCGCGTCATGGCCCGCGACATGAGGGACGTGTACCCGGCCGTCGCGGCGGGCCCCAGCGCCGGCTCGAAGGACGACGCCACGCGGCTCAGCTCCTGGAAGTAGTGCTCCTGCCGGCCCTCCAGCTGCGAGAAATCGATCGATTAGCCGCCATGGGTTTAACCGAGGGAAGAAGAGAGGTTTCGTTTGCAATGGAATGGCGCGGACGGACCTCGCTGAGAAGGCCGAGGAGCTTGGCTTGCACCGCCCCGGCGCCGCCGTCGTTCTTGGCCAGGATCCCGCGGCGGCTCGTCGCTGCCGCCCGCAGACGCAGCTCACGGAGAGCCGCCTCTTGGCCCGCCTCGTCTTCACTCCCTCCTCCCGCGCTCTCGTCGTCGTCtccgccgacgacggcggagaccgCGTCGCGCAGCAGCTCCTGGACCGGCCTCAGGTACCGGGAGCCACGGAGCACCGAGTCCACGGACGGCATAACCCCAGGCGCCAGAGCCGGCGCGTCCGCGTCCGCGTCGCTCGCGCAGCAGCACCGGCGGCAGGCGTCGTCGGTTGCCGCCGGGGCGCCGAGCGTGAGCGCGAGCGGGCCGACGGGCGAGGCAGCCGGGTGGCCGCAGCAGCACTGCTCCCGCAAACGGAGCAGCATCAGCGGGCCGTTGGCGCTGTCGGTGGCGACAGGAGCAGGACGAGCTTGCTTCGGCGAGCCGCTTTCCTGGAGGCGCTTGGTCACCATGTCTCCCTACCtacctaccaccaccaccaccaccattacCCGTCGTTAATTAGCTTATCatcaagaaaacatatcatcatcGCAAATGTTTGGGCAACAAGAGCCATGCATGCATACCTCCTCTGGCTGTTGCCCTGGCCGGCCGGTGAAGAGAGGTGAGTGGTAGACTGGTGCTCCGGAGTAGAGCTACCGAGCTAGTGGAGAAGCACAATGATCTACGAGCTGCtaccagagagagagaggggggcaggtTCAAAGGGGCTTGGCAGGAGAAGATATATATATAGAGAGTGGTAGCTACTGTGCTGGTCATGGTCCATGCACATACACATACGCAGGCACTCCACAGCTCTACTGTATGCTCTAGTGTTGAGTAGTGTAGACTGTAGAGGAGCCTCCGCCTCCGTTGGACAATGTATGTTTGCGTTGAAACGACGGCACCAAGCATGCataggaggggagggagggaggaggcttTTGGCACTGTGACTTTGGTGCAAGCAAGCTAGCAAGCTCTGTGTTTTGGCACTGTACTTGCATGTCCTCctgtctcctcctcatcacctatACCTCCTCTACTGCATGCCCTCCATGTCTACTACTGGTATCCATCTAGCCCAGCCTTTCTTTCTTGGGGAGTGCAACCTGCTTCATATGAGAGCTCTCtgtgtgtatgtgtatgtgtaNNNNNNNNNNNNNNNNNNNNNNNNNNNNNNNNNNNNNNNNNNNNNNNNNNNNNNNNNNNNNNNNNNNNNNNNNNNNNNNNNNNNNNNNNNNNNNNNNNNNNNNNNNNNNNNNNNNNNNNNNNNNNNNNNNNNNNNNNNNNNNNNNNNNNNNNNNNNNNNNNNNNNNNNNNNNNNNNNNNNNNNNNNNNNNNNNNNNNNNNNNNNNNNNNNNNNNNNNNNNNNNNNNNNNNNNNNNNNNNNNNNNNNNNNNNNNNNNNNNNNNNNNNNNNNNNNNNNNNNNNNNNNNNNNNNGTAGAGGTGTAGTGTATAGTAGAATCGACCTCAATGCTGTGCTGTGCTGCTTTGTGTAGCTGTCCTAATCTACGGAAAGACCAGTGACTTTTTTCTTCTGGGTGCCTGCAGCTTCTGTGCCTGttgatgcatgcttgcttgcttggttcatggcgtgtgtgtgtgtgcgcctcCACATGCATGACATGACAAGCAAAGCACTCCGTAGCAATTGATCCGCTGCATGCTGCTGCCTCAGTACTCCTACTTGCGCCATGCATGCATGCTAAAGGTGACCAGCAGCCAGCCTGACAGGTCCGCGATGCACATAAATGGATAGACACATCATACATCAACAAGTCCTTAATTCAGTCATGGATGCATGCCGGGggtagagagagaggggggtcgtggtgcaagggcatctccaacggcaatcACCGAGCGGACACCATGGATGCGCTCGACGTGTCCGCCGATAACTTTGTCATCCCAACCTTGTCCCTCAAATCCGTGGGCTATGGCTGGTAGTGAATCAGACGAACCAAGAGAAGGAAGAGATTTTTTCCGATAAAGGACGggttttattaactcaaaatgaagcatGAAGAAGATACAAACATGATGAGCACACATCCGGCCTCTGCATagataggatgcacacaaccaacaccaacGCACACACATAGAAACGCGccgacaaatagcaaagtcatataagaccaaagctatgcataTAGGCAAGGAAAAAAAAACCAAAGCGATCAAATCCTGGACCGACAAACTATAACAAAGGCCATATCTGCACCGACCATCTCATGACACTACTCAGACGACGAGATTCTTCAACAgtaacgccttcaggaagggagcgaCACTCAAGTGCCACCGTCACCGGACGCAGCCACCCAAGGCTGccatctaggttttcaccctgaagaatcagtCCGAACATTCCGAACAATGCCTTTAACAAGGTATGGGCGTAAAAACAAGAGAAGAAAGAGATAAGTGGAAGACATGGGTTGTGGCAACTGACGACTTCCCCAAGACCCGTCTATTTCTTTTCGTAAATACGCAAAGATTGTTTATGTATAGAAGGAAAGAAAGTGAGTGCAATGAAGAATACAATACATGACACAAACACAAAAGGCATGAACATGATGCCAGAGCAGAGAGAAAGGGGTTGCTCGAACAATACAGCTAATCCTACCAAACCGCAAACTAGAGACTAAGCCAAAACCAAGACGTTCAACATCATCAAAGCCATTCACGGGACGCCGCGAGCGATCAAAAGGACGCCTTCATAAAGAAGAAGGCCGTCGTGACGTCTTCACCATACGGTCTGAAGATCCAGACCTAGGGTTCCGCCCGGAGCTCAAAGAGGAACGCAGATAAATACCATGGCAGCGCCTCCAAAAAAGGAAACGCCTCCATGGCAGCGCATCGGTTCGAATGACTTCGAATGTCCGGACCATTTCATAGACAATTAATGCCTGGCGTTGGAGGCCAAAAAACATCCGGACAATCTTATTCGAATATTTGTTGGCGTTTTGGTGATTGCCTTTGAAGATGCCTGCCctaaagaggaggaggaggaggagggaaaggGGGTCAAAGCAAACAAAAAAACAGTTTCTGAGGTGCCCATGGATGTCACTGGAGAGTGATTGATTGGACTGATCCTAAGCCAGCAGCAGCAGCGGGGGCGGTGGTGGCGCTGTTTGTTGCTCTTTCTTTTGGGGCAGAGGGCGCCTTTTTATTCGTTCAGGCGATCCCTACAGTGGCGTTCAAACTGACCTGATTTGAGCTGTGAACTGACCACGTCTCAGTTTGACCAATCGAATCAATACGCCTTTCCGTCCCTTGTGTGTCCCTTGTCTTATGATGCCACCGCACGCGTATCGCCTCATCTCAActgtatgtactccctccattcgaaattacttgtcgcagaaatctagatacattcatttttgcgataagtaattccgaacggagggagtatgtcttgGGTAAATAGTGTACCATCATGGGTGCAAAGTGCCACAGGGAAGCCCAAAATTAATTAACAGCTGGGTTCAGTTTGGCCAAAAGCATGTACTAGGACAGAATCTGAAAGTTTGATGGGTATAGGGTGCTCGCGGCTTTGTTCATTTGGAAGCCATCTTGACAATGCCTAGTTTAGCTAgcttatacttcctccgttccaaaataaataacccaactttgtactaactttatactaaaattagtataaagttgagtcatctattttggaatggatggagtaATTAATTTGCCTACTTGACACGTTCAAGTCGAGGCCATGCAATCGGTGACAGCGGGTGCGGGATGTCCGACCGTTCTGCTTCTGGTGATTTCTCTGTCTAGTGTCTAGTGTGTAAGAACATCTCTAGCAGATCTCGTAAACCGATGTCCTGTAAATTTTGTTTACAGTATCCCGTAAACGAAATTTACGGTATGGCGGACACCGAGACAGAACAGATCCCGCAAACAAACTGAAACACATACGACATATTCAAACTAGCGGTTCACGCCACTTAAAACATCACTGGAGTTCATACTTAAACACATAGTTCATATTTAAAACATCACCGAAGTGCAAACTAAAACCACagttcatacttaaacatcaccgGGGTTCATACTTAAAACATAGGTCATACTAGTATAAAACAAAATTTATACTAGatctactcatcatcatcatcaccgaagTTGCCAACGCTGAGGTGGTGCTCCATGAGGGAGTTGAAGAGCATGAATGCGAGGTCGTACTCCTCCCTCAACACTGGCACCCGCACCGCTGCAGCTTCGTCCCCTGTGGCGGCCACCTCCTTCGTGTCGAA is a genomic window containing:
- the LOC123090665 gene encoding BEL1-like homeodomain protein 3 isoform X1, translating into MVTKRLQESGSPKQARPAPVATDSANGPLMLLRLREQCCCGHPAASPVGPLALTLGAPAATDDACRRCCCASDADADAPALAPGVMPSVDSVLRGSRYLRPVQELLRDAVSAVVGGDDDESAGGGSEDEAGQEAALRELRLRAAATSRRGILAKNDGGAGAVQAKLLGLLSELEGRQEHYFQELSRVASSFEPALGPAATAGYTSLMSRAMTRHFGNLRRAILRKLAAVTRPAPAPRARLWANDDSEEDEEDDDEQDYDPVQTEDMVSRLVRRTKQAAAARAAEQVCKPLRGLPEGSVAVLRAWLFNHFLDPRYPSDNEKLRLAVSTGLSRRQISNWFINARVRLWKPMVEEMYADEFSAVSSRDDDGGAASSQ
- the LOC123090665 gene encoding BEL1-like homeodomain protein 3 isoform X2: MVTKRLQESGSPKQARPAPVATDSANGPLMLLRLREQCCCGHPAASPVGPLALTLGAPAATDDACRRCCCASDADADAPALAPGVMPSVDSVLRGSRYLRPVQELLRDAVSAVVGGDDDESAGGGSEDEAGQEAALRELRLRAAATSRRGILAKNDGGAGAVQAKLLGLLSELEGRQEHYFQELSRVASSFEPALGPAATAGYTSLMSRAMTRHFGNLRRAILRKLAAVTRPAPAPRARLWANDDSEEDEEDDDEQDYDPVQTEDMVSRLVRRTKQAAAARAAEQVCKPLRGLPEGSVAVLRAWLFNHFLDPYPSDNEKLRLAVSTGLSRRQISNWFINARVRLWKPMVEEMYADEFSAVSSRDDDGGAASSQ